The following are from one region of the Andrena cerasifolii isolate SP2316 chromosome 1, iyAndCera1_principal, whole genome shotgun sequence genome:
- the LOC143373679 gene encoding pyrimidodiazepine synthase codes for MSSKHLAAGAVAPPFVRGKIRLYSMRFCPYAQRIHLVLDAKRIPYNVVYVNLTHKPEWLLEKSPLGKVPCIELEEGETLYESLVIAEYLDEAYPQNKLYPKDPLAKAKDKLLIDKFNSIISTMYKMYQSLSTDRDLFNEALTRLDVFENELAKRGTPYFSGKSPGMLDFMIWPWWERVDIIKVLRGDQFVIPRDRFKRLLEWRSAMKENAAVQHSYLDTEVHAKYMQSRIAGTPQYDLVAAL; via the exons ATGAGTTCGAAACATCTGGCTGCCG GAGCCGTGGCCCCGCCCTTCGTCCGCGGAAAAATACGCTTGTACAGTATGCGATTTTGCCCCTACGCGCAGAGAATTCACCTGGTGCTCGATGCGAAACGTATACC GTACAACGTTGTTTATGTAAATCTGACACACAAACCTGAGTGGCTGCTGGAGAAGAGTCCGTTGGGTAAAGTTCCTTGCATAGAGTTGGAGGAGGGCGAAACACTGTACGAGAGTCTTGTCATCGCTGAATACTTAGATGAAGCTTATCCACAGAATAAACTTTATCCGAAGGATCCTTTAGCCAAAGCTAAAGATAAGCTATTGATCGATAAATTCAATTCTATCATAAGCACTATGTACAAG ATGTACCAGAGTTTGTCCACAGACCGTGATTTATTTAACGAAGCTCTGACTAGGCTGGACGTCTTCGAGAACGAACTGGCGAAGAGAGGAACGCCTTACTTCAGTGGCAAGTCCCCTGGAATGTTGGATTTCATGATATGGCCGTGGTGGGAGAGGGTGGATATAATTAAAGTCTTGCGTGGAGATCAATTTGTTATACCTCGTGATCGGTTTAAGAGGCTG TTGGAATGGAGGTCTGCTATGAAAGAGAATGCTGCTGTTCAACACAGTTACTTGGATACAGAGGTCCATGCTAAATACATGCAGAGTCGTATTGCTGGAACACCACAATACGATTTAGTCGCTGCACTGTAA
- the LOC143373694 gene encoding uncharacterized protein LOC143373694 — MTQEESIMVKVQKVEDALKDSLYRVDVLEKRLKTKLLTMENRERLESELEEVKDVLKKNEEKLQGLRKQNTKSFMVAASLIFACFLFYGLYLMLYGKL; from the exons atgACGCAGGAGGAGTCGATTATGGTAAAG GTACAGAAGGTGGAGGACGCTTTGAAAGATTCTCTGTACAGAGTGGATGTACTTGAGAAAAGACTGAAAACGAAGCTGCTCACGATGGAGAATAGAGAGCGGCTGGAGTCAGAGTTGGAGGAAGTTAAGGATGTACTTAAGAAGAACGAAGAAAAGCTGCAGGGCTTAAGGAAGCAGAACACAAAGTCGTTCATGGTAGCAGCGAGTTTGATTTTTGCATGTTTTCTGTTCTACGGGTTGTATTTGATGCTTTATGGAaagttataa
- the Cpsf5 gene encoding cleavage and polyadenylation specificity factor subunit 5: MAMATTQVKGSGWPRRASNSSFEGKVVQNPSVTINRTVNLYPLTNYTFGTKEPLFEKDPSVPARFQRMRDEFDKIGMRRSVEGVLLVHEHGLPHVLLLQLGTTFFKLPGGELNAGEDEVEGLKRLLTETFGRQDGVKQEWVIEDTIGNWWRPNFEPPQYPYVPPHITKPKEHKRLFLVQLQEKALFAVPKNYKLVAAPLFELYDNSQGYGPIISSLPQSLCRFNFIYM; this comes from the exons ATGGCGATGGCAACAACTCAAGTAAAAGGAAGTGGGTGGCCGAGAAGGGCGAGTAACAGTTCGTTCGAAGGGAAAGTGGTACAGAACCCGTCTGTAACTATCAACAGGACAGTTAATTT ATATCCTTTGACAAACTATACATTTGGAACAAAAGAGCCACTCTTCGAGAAAGATCCGTCAGTGCCAGCAAGGTTTCAGCGCATGAGAgatgaatttgacaaaattggAATGCGACGCAGTGTAGAAGGGGTATTGTTGGTACACGAACACGGATTGCCGCATGTCCTTCTTCTCCAATTAGGAACGACATTCTTCAAGTT ACCTGGAGGAGAACTAAACGCAGGAGAAGACGAGGTAGAGGGCCTAAAACGGCTCCTTACAGAG ACATTTGGACGTCAAGACGGGGTGAAGCAGGAATGGGTGATAGAAGATACCATTGGGAACTGGTGGAGACCAAATTTTGAACCGCCTCAGTATCCTTATGTACCGCCACATATCACCAAACCAAAAGAACATAAGAGATTGTTCCTCGTCCAGTTACAAGAGAAAG CTCTGTTCGCAGttccaaaaaattacaaattagtcGCCGCACCCTTATTCGAGTTGTACGATAATTCACAGGGATATGGACCCATCATTTCCTCCCTACCACAGTCACTCTGCAG atttaattttatatatatgtga